The DNA sequence CGAGGTCGCCGATGCCGCCTGCCTGCCGGATGGTTCGATCAATCTGGAGACGGCCCGGCCCTTGATGATCACCGGCAGCAACCAGGGCATGAAGTTCTGCACCGCTTTTGATATCCACCGTTTTGAGCCATTCGGCGCCATGTTCCCGAATGGCAAAGATCCCCTGGCTGCCAAGTATACCGAAGAATAAAGCTGCGTATTTATTTGTTTGCGAAGGAGAATGATACATGTCGAAGCAAAAACTCAAGTTGGCGGCGATGATAGCCATCTTCCTCGTTGCCTGCGGCGCGATGCCGGGTTTGGCCGCTTCAGTAAGTCCCGGCAAATTCTATCTGGTCAGTACCGGCCCCGGCGACCCCAAGTACCTCACCCTTCAAGCTATTGAAGTCATCCAGAAGGCTGATCTGGTATTGTCCCACCCGGAGTCGGCAAAAAAACTGGCAAAGTACCTACAAGGCAAAAAGGTGGAAGACCCCTGGAAGGATCTTTGGATGCACCAGGGCAAAATCTGGATGAAGGACCTGCATACCTATAAACCTGAAGAACGCTCGGCGGTCATCGCCGAGAAGTCCCGCCAACGGGATGAATATGTCAAAAATCTCAAAGTTATGCTCGCTCAGGGGAAGAACATCGTCCTGCTTGACGGTGGCGACCCCACGGTCTACAGCCGGGGTTTCTGGCTGCTCGAGGGATTAAGCGATGACCAGTTCGAGATTGTCCCCGGTGTCGGCGCCATGACCGCTTCTTTTGCGGCCCTCAAGCGCGCCAGCACCGGTGCCGGAGCCCGGTTTGTGGCCCAGACCACCCCCTATGCCTTTTTTGGCAAGCAGGACCGCGACGACCTGGCCCGTGACCTCTCCCGCTATCCCGGAACACTGGTTTTCTACATGGGTATCTCAGAACTGGGCAATCTGGTAGAAACCTTAAAGAAATATAATCCACCGGATCTGCCCATCGGCGTGGTCTACTACGCCGGCTATCCGGAAAAAGAAAAAGTTGTCAAGGGGACCCTGAGTGATATTATGGCCAAGTTGGCGGATGAAAAAGAAAGATGGCTGGGGATGATTGTTGTCGGGCGGTGCCTGAGCGGTCCGCATTTTGTCCTGTCGGAATAACCACCACAAAAAATCGTAACAGTTCACCCTGTTCTTGAAACTTGAAACTCAATACCAAAGTGAGGTAAGCTATGAAAAGGTCGTTAATTCTTTTTTCCCTGGCCCTCGTCTTGGCCCTGCCCGTCCCGGCGCAAGCCCATTTTTTCTGGCTGATGCCTGACCAGACCACGGTTGAGATCGGTAAACCCCTCCAGGTGGAGGTCGGTTTCGGACATAAATTTCCTAAAGACGAAGAGATCAAAGCCGAACGTCTCCAATCCGTCAAGGTCATAGGTCCTGACGGCAAAGAGCTGCCGTTGACCAAAATCTCTACAGTCCGCTATGAATTCGTCCCCCCGGCGGCGGGTTTTTACCTGGTTTCGGCCCAGATGAAGCCAGGATTTGTCTGCCGCACTCCCCAGGGGATGAAAATGCAGACAAAGAAAGAACTTCCCGATGCCGAATTCTGCTTCCATTTTGACATGGCCTGTAAAACACTGGTTGATGTCGGCAAACAATCCCAAGGCTACCACCAGAGCGCCAAGAGCGTCCTCGAGGTGATGCCGCTGCAAGCCCCCAACACCTTGAAAGCCGGGGGAGAGTTTCCCGTGAAAGTCCTCTTTCAAGGCAAGCCCTTGCCTGGAGCCGAAATAACG is a window from the Desulfobacca acetoxidans DSM 11109 genome containing:
- a CDS encoding DUF4198 domain-containing protein; this encodes MKRSLILFSLALVLALPVPAQAHFFWLMPDQTTVEIGKPLQVEVGFGHKFPKDEEIKAERLQSVKVIGPDGKELPLTKISTVRYEFVPPAAGFYLVSAQMKPGFVCRTPQGMKMQTKKELPDAEFCFHFDMACKTLVDVGKQSQGYHQSAKSVLEVMPLQAPNTLKAGGEFPVKVLFQGKPLPGAEITVTHTQWPDPKKQFAVVGKTDAQGEFRLKLDKPGRWLVIAGHKTPYPDKTECDENMYRASLSFEVK
- a CDS encoding SAM-dependent methyltransferase, which translates into the protein MSKQKLKLAAMIAIFLVACGAMPGLAASVSPGKFYLVSTGPGDPKYLTLQAIEVIQKADLVLSHPESAKKLAKYLQGKKVEDPWKDLWMHQGKIWMKDLHTYKPEERSAVIAEKSRQRDEYVKNLKVMLAQGKNIVLLDGGDPTVYSRGFWLLEGLSDDQFEIVPGVGAMTASFAALKRASTGAGARFVAQTTPYAFFGKQDRDDLARDLSRYPGTLVFYMGISELGNLVETLKKYNPPDLPIGVVYYAGYPEKEKVVKGTLSDIMAKLADEKERWLGMIVVGRCLSGPHFVLSE